The following is a genomic window from Opitutus sp. GAS368.
CTGATCAAGCTTTTCGGCGTCAGCATGGGCGCCGCGGGTGACCAGCTGCTGGCCGGCGCCATGATGAAGCTCATCGGCATGAGCGTGGGGGCGATTGCGTCCACGGTGAGCTTCTACCGCTGGTATCAGGCCAACGAGGCGAAGCATCCGGCGCTCGGAAAAAACAAAGCAGCGGGCACCACTAATCCACACTGATTGGACACTAATCCGACCAAACCCAGCCTCCTGATTAGTAATCCATTAGTGGGCATTAAGGAGTGTTTTCAAACCCGGTTTGTCATCCTGAGCAAAGCGAAGGATCCACGGCAACGAAGGCCATATCGCGAGCGAACGCATGGATGTCGAACCAGCCTGCTGGCTAGACTTCACTTCGTTCAGAATGACAGGAAACGGGTATTTGTTGGGTTTGAAACACTCCGTAGTGGTTAAACCGCCTTGGTTGGAAGAGGATTTCTTCGATGCCCGATCCCACTCCTTCCGATCCCGCTCCGCACAAGCGTCGGCCGCGCTACGCGGGGAAAAACCCGCGGCGCTTCGAGGACAAATACAAGGAGCACAATCCGGAGCGCTATGCCGCCGATGTCGCCAAGGTTCTCGCTTCAGGCAAGACCCCGGCCGGCAGCCATCGCCCCATCATGGTGGCCGAGATTTTGGGCGTGCTCGCGCTCCGGCCCGGCGAAATCGCGGTGGACTGCACCCTTGGTTACGGCGGCCATGCCCGCGAAATCCTGCCCAAGCTCATCCCCGGCGGCCGCCTGATCGGCCTGGATGTCGATCCGATCGAACATCCCCGCACAACCGAACGCCTCCGCGCGGCCGGTTGGGGCGAAGATGTCTTCGCGCCGATCCGCGGCAATTTCGCCGGCTTGCCCAAGGTTCTCACCGGTCTGGGCCTGACCGGCGTGGATGTAATCCTCGCCGACCTCGGAGTGTCCTCGATGCAGATCGACGATCCGGTGCGCGGCTTCACCTTCAAGGCCGACGGTCCGCTGGACTTGCGCCTGAATCCCTCGCGCCCGCCGTCCGCGGCCGAATGGCTGGCCCGGGTGAAAGAATCCGATCTCGCCGCCGCGCTGACGGAGAACTCGGATGAGCCGAAAGCCGGGCTGCTCGCCCGCGAACTGGTGGCTCGCCGGGCGGCCAGTCCCTTCACCCGCACCCGCCAGCTCGCGGAGGCCATCCGGGACATCCTCCATCTGCCCGAGCCCGGTCGCGGCGAGGAGACCGACGATACGCCGGTGCGCCGGGTGTTCCAGGCGCTGCGGATCGCGGTGAACGACGAGTTCGGCGTGCTCGACCTTTTCCTGCGCAACCTGCCCTACACGCTCAAGCCCGGCGGCCGCGTTGCGATCCTGACCTTCCATTCCGGTGAGGATCGCCGCGTGAAGGCCGCTTTCAAGGCCGGCCACCGCGACGGAATCTACTCGGCCGTGAGTGAGGAGGTCATTCGCGCCGGGGCGGAGGAACTCCGGGCGAATCCGCGCAGCTCCTCCGCCAAGCTGCGCTGGGCCGTGCGGGCGTGACCGGTAGGGGCCGTTGCCCTCAACGGCCCGGGCGCTTGAGGGCAAGCGCCCCTACCAAACAAAAAGCCGGACCCGCGGGCCCAGCTTGAATTTGTAGGGGCGCCGCTTGTCGGCGCCCGTGGGCGTCCACAAGGGACGCCCCTACATTAATGATGATCAGACTCAAACGCCCGTGGCCGGGATGCGATTTGAAAAGCACGCCAACGGATCTCGCCCTGGGTCGCCTGCAAGCAGGCTCCTACAACAAAAAGCCGGACCCGCAGGCCCGGCTTGAATCTGTAGGGGCGCCGCTTGTCGGCGCCCGCGGGCGTCCACAAGGGACGCCCCTACATTAATGATGATCAGACTCAGGCGCCCGCGGCCGGGATGAGGTCGTCCACCGAATCGCTCTCCACGTTGACATCGGCGAAGAGCCAGGTGGACAGGTAGCGCTCGGTGCTGGACGGGATGATCGCCACGATCTGCTTGCCCTTGTTTTCCGGGCGCTTCGAGAGCTGGATGGCGGCCCAGACGGCTGCGCCGGACGAAATGCCGACCGGGATGCCGTCGAGCTGGTTGACCTGCTTCGAGACCGGACCGGAGTCCGCTTCCTTCACGCGGATGACCTCGTCGTAGATCTTGGTGTTGAGCACAGCGGGCACGAAGCCGGCGCCAATGCCTTGGATCTTGTGCGGACCCGGGGCGCCGCCCGAGAGGATGGGCGAGGCATCGGGCTCGAGTGCGACGATCTTGATCGAGGGCTTGCGCGCCTTCAGCACCTCGCCGACGCCGGTGATGGTGCCGCCGGTGCCGATGCCGGACACGATGATGTCCACCTTGCCGTCGGTATCGCGCCAGATCTCCTCGGCGGTGGTCTTGCGGTGGATGGCCGGGTTCGCCGGGTTGGAGAACTGCTGGAGGATGATGCTGTGCGGGATCTTGGCGGCCAGCTCCTCGGCCTTGGCGATGGCGCCCTTCATGCCCTTGGGCCCCTCGGTGAGGACGACGCGCGCGCCGAGGATCTTGAGCAGCTTGCGGCGCTCGGTGCTCATCGTCTCGGGCATGGTGAGGATGAGCTTGAGGCCCTTGGCGGCGGCGACGAAGGCCAGCGCGATGCCCGTGTTGCCGCTGGTCGGCTCGATGATGACGCTGTCCTTGGTGATCTTGCCCGACTTGATGGCGTCATCGATCATCGAGAAGCCGATGCGGTCCTTGACGCTCGACAGGGGGTTGAAGAATTCGAGCTTGAGCAGGATTTCCGCCTGGGCGCCGTGGGCGGCGGCGGTGCGGTTGAGCCGCACGAGGGGGGTGTTGCCGATGGTTTCCGTGATGTCGTTGTATATCTTGGCCATGATCGTCGTGGGTTGAGTTGAGGTTGGGTTAAGGTAGGTCGTTCGCCGCGGGAGGCAACCCCGAGCTTGTCATAAATGCTTACTTCTCGGTACCCCAGCGGCGGTGCAGGAATTTCTCAAAGGGGGAAAAGAGGATTTTGTCGGCCAGCAGGCCGATCAGCACGATCACCAGCATGATGCCAACGACCTGTTCCATGGCGTTCAGCTCGCGACCGTAGTGCAGCAGGTGCCCGAGGCCGAACCCGGTCAGGATGGTCACATAGATTTCCGCCGCCATGAGCGACCGCCAGGCAAAAGCCCAGCCCTGCTTCATGCCGCTGACAATGAACGGCAGCGACGCCGGCAGCATCACCGTCACCCACGTGTGCAGGCCCTCCGAACCCATCGTGCGGGCCGCCCGGATATAGAGCGGGTTCACGTTCCGCACGCCGGTCTCCGTCGCGAGGATGACCGACCACAGCGTGCCCATGACCACGACGAACAGCATCGCGCCCTCCGTCTGGCCGAACCAGAGCAGGGCTAGCGGCACCCAGCACACGCTCGGCAGCCCCTGCAAGCCCAAGGCCAGCACGCCAAGGGTGTCGCGCATGGCCTGCACCCGGGCGGTCAGGAAACCCAGCGGCAACCCCGCCAGCAACCCGATGAAATACCCGGCCACCAGCCGCTTCATCGTGACGACCGTGCTGTCCAACAGCGAGCCGTCGAGGGCGATCTCCCACAGGTAGCGGCCCACGCTTTCCGGCGAGGGCACCAGCACCGGCGACCAGAAGCGCCGCACATAGACCCAGTGCCACGCGGCGATCAGCAACAGGAAGAAAACCGTGGCGGTGAGGAAGCGCTTCATCAGATGCCGGCTCCGTGCTCCAGGTGGTCCTTGAGGGCCCGGGTGATGCGCGTGGCGTAGCCCGCCACCTCGACGCTGTTGATGTCGCGCGGCCGCGCCAGGGTGACCTTGAACTCCTCGCGGATGCGCCCGGGATGCGGCGAGAACAGCACCACCCGGTCGCCGAGGCACACGGCCTCGCGCACATTGTGCGTGACGAACACGATGGTGACATGCCGTTGGGTCCAGATGCGCTGGAGATCGCCGTAAAGCTGCTCGCGCGTCATGGCATCGAGCGCGGCGAAGGGCTCGTCCATCAGCAGGACGCGGGGATTGGGGGCGAGGGCCCGGGCGAGGGCCACGCGCTGCTTCATGCCGCCGGACAACTCGTGGATGTTGGCGTGCATGAACTTTTCCAGCCCGACCAGCTTGAGGTAGTATTCCGCCACCTCGCGGCGCTCGCGGTCGGTGAGCCCGGGCTTGCGCTTCAGGCTGAACATCACGTTGCCGTAGGCGTTGAGCCACGGGAAGAGCGCCGACTCCTGGAACATCATCATGCGCTCGCGGCTCGGCCCCTTGATGGGCTGGCCGCCGGCCTCGACGCTGCCCTGCCCCGGCATCTCCAGGCCGGCGATCATGTTCAGCAGGGTGGATTTGCCGCAGCCGCTGGGCCCGACCAGACATACGAACTCCCCTTCCGCCACCTGGAGGCTGACCTCGTCCAGCGCCTGCACGCGACCGCGCGAGGTCTCGAACCATTTCGTGACCTTGTCGATGGCAAGGTGCGCCGAGGGCGCGGCGGAGAGCTCGGTGGCAAGGGTCATGGCTGGCCGGAAAACATTCGATCGAGGGAAATGACGTTGCGCAGGAAGCCGACACTTTGCGCCTCCGTGACCAAGGCCTCAAACTGCTTCTGTGTCACCTGGTCGGAAAACTTCAGCCGGCCCCAGGCGCTTGTCACGATCGCCGCGGACATCTCACGCTTCATTTCGGCGCTCAGGCCGGCGCGCACCTGCGCCCTCGCCTCGTCCGGATGCTCGTTCAGCCAGGCGGTGAGTTCCCGGTGCGCCGCCGTGAACTTTGCCACCAGGTCCGGATGCGCCTGCAGGAATTTCACGCTGCCGACCAGCACCGTCGTAACGGCGTCCTTTTGCTCCAGGAAAATCCGACCATTGGCCTCCAGTTCCAACCGCGACACCCAGGGTTCCACGGTCCAGACGGCGTCGAGTTTGCCCTGCTGGAAGAGCGCCAGCTGATCGGGATTGGCAGTGGGCAGCACGAGCACGTCGCCGCCGGTCAAGGTGGTCTTGTAGCCCTGCTGCTTCAGCCAGGCGCGCGCGGCGACATCCTGCGTGTTACCCAGTTGCGGCGTGCCGAGGCGCAGGCCCTTGAACTGGCCTGGCTGTGTGATGCGACCGTCGCCTGGCACCACCAACGCGGCTCCGCCGAGGGCGGCGCCGGCCAGCACCCGGATCTCGTCGCCCTGTGAACGAATGTAGGCGTTCAGCGCGGGGTTGGGGCCGACGTAAGTCAGGTCGATGGAGCCGGCGAAGATCGCCTCCATGGCGCTTGGGCCGGCGTTGAAGGGATACCATTGGATGGTGACATCCGGGCCGAGGCGCTGCTCGAACCAGCCGTGTTTCTCCCGGGTGGAATGGCTGCCGATCACGCCCTGGGCGTGGGTGATGTTGGGAAAATAGCCGACGCGCAGCGTGACCTTCTCCGCGCGAACCAAAGGGATGCTGGCGGCGAAAAGGAAGAGGAAGAAAAAGCGTTTCATGACAGGATCAGAAGGAAAGTTGGAAGCGGGTGATGATGGACTTCTCGTCCTGCCGGAGAGCCGGCGTGGCCGACACGGCGGGCGCGCCCGCGGCGAAGCCGAAGTTCGTCTGGTAATAGTCGAGTTTGAAGACAACGGCCTTGCCGAGATACCAGTTCAAGCCGAGGCCGAACGAGGTGGCCTCGCTGGCGCTGGCCGAGGCGGAAGCGTAAATCGGGAAGGCCGCGTCATCGATCCGCACGTTGGCGTAGCGGCCGGTGACTTCGAAGGCTCCCCAGGTGCCGGCGGCAGGGTCGAAGTTGGTGCGTGGCACGACGCCGTTGTAAGACGAGTCCTCCCCCGTCAGCACGTAGCCGCCGGCGATCTGCCAACCCCGGTTCTGCAGCCCGGCCTTGGGGCCGGTCGCACTCGGGCGGACATTGACCGTAGAGAGCACGTATTCGCCGATGAGGCCCAGCGGACCCTTGCGAAAGTCGGCCTGCGGCGAGACGCGCCAGCTCGGACCGTCGGCGACGGTGGTTGTCAGATAGGAGAAGAAGGTCTGCTGGCCGTCAGTGCGGTAACCGCTGGTGCGACCCGCCGCGGTCTTCTGGCGGCCGTAGCTGCCGGCGAGACCGAAGGAGAGGCCTTGGAGCGGCGAGCCGAGCGCATTCCTGAACGGCGAGGCGAAGACACGTCCGACGAAGTCCTTCTCGTTGTCGAAGTCGCTGTTGGTCGAGCTGGCGCCGTCGGCCACGCCGTTGAAGACGCCCACGGTATAGCTCAAACGGCCGTCCAGCACGTCGCCACCGGCGGTGATGCCGAGGTCGCGGTTGGGAACGAGGTTGGTGACGATGGAGCGCTCGTTGAAGAACGTCCACGAGTCGGATTGCAGCAGCTCGTAGCCCACGGGGGACTTGAGACGGCCGAGCTTGAACTGGAGCGCCGGGCTGACGGCGATGCCCACGTTGGCGTCGACAAGGCTGACGCTGCTGCCGCCGAATTCGGGCACAATCTGGAAGGTGAAGGTTTTCGCGAACTGGGCCTCGGCGATGAGCCGGGCGCGGCGCAGCACAAAGCCGTTGTTCACGATACCGCCGTCGTTGAGGAACAGCCGGTGGTCGAGCTGGACCAGCCCGCGCAGCTTGAGCGAGTTGGCGGCATCGGCCGACGCGAGCGTGACGCCCTTGTCGGTGACGGCGATGCGTTCGTCCTGGATTTCCTGTTTTCGTTCGAGCACGAGCAGTTTGTGTTCGAGGGCGTGGATTTGTTCGCGGAGTTGCGCGAGTTCGTCAGCCCTGAGGGCGGGTGAAAGCGCCAGCAGCGCGGCGAGCGCGGGCGCGAGAGGGCGGAAGGCGGAGTTCCTCATGGGAGCAGGTCTGGTCGGTTTTCATGGGAACTTCCCGTGGTCGGGTCAGTGGATGGTTGGGGTTGATCGTGGTGGGGCCTGCGCGGGTGGCGGTAGGCAGGTTAAATCAGTGGGCGGCGCCCTCGCGGCTGCCGGCGACCAGGCGCGTCTTTTCGGTGCGCTCGATCTGAGTGACGCGGCCGTCGTGGACGACGAGCTGCACGACGCCGTAGCGGAGCGATTCGACCTTTTCCTGGACGACACGCAGCCACTCGGGCTGTTCGCCGGATTTGGGGTGAAGGCTGGATTCGCTCATATGGCGTAGTCTCCGAGCAGCTGATGAATGACGCCCTCGGTGGGGCTGGTGTTGGCGCGCGGCCGGCGGCCACGGCCCTTGGACCTTAACCGGGCGGCCGGCGCCGCCGCCGGCGTGCTGTAAGGCAAAGGCCGCCCGCTGGTCACCATCTTGCGGGTGGTGACCTCGACGACGTCCGCCAGCGTGTAGCGGTCAAGGATGGCGGCGATGGCGTTGCGCACATCGAGCATCAGCATCCGCAAGCCGCAGTGGGCCTCGTCCGGGCAGTTGCACGGCGCGTAGGCCGTCTGGCTGACGCAGCCAATCGGAGCCAGCGGGCCGTCAATCAGGCGCACGATCTGACCGATGTGAATCTGGCTGGAAGCCTTGGCGAGGCGGTAGCCGCCATGCTTGCCGCGCACACTCTCGACAAAACCGGCCTCGCGCAGCTGCTGCATCACCTGCTCAAGAAACTTGATCGGCAGGTCCTCGGCTTTGGCGAGCTCCGTCACGCGCACCAGCGACCGGCCCACCTTGGCGGCGATGCCAAGGTTGATCAGGGATCGGAGGGCGTATTCGCCGCGCTTGGAGAGCTTCATAGGCTAGTGCTTCAATCTACATTATTTTAGTGGGGATTAAGGCAAGAGCTATTTGCTTCTTTTAGAATGTTCTATGACACAAGGCCTAGAGCGTCAGTCTTAGGCCGTCGTGGGCCAGTTGGATACCTGCCGGCAGCTTCTGGTTCCAAGTTTCGTGCTCAACCCCGTGGGTCAGGTGGGTGAGATAGGTCGTCGGGGCGCCGATCTCCGCCGCCGCCGCGCAGGCTTCCTCGATGTTCATGTGCGTCGGGTGCGGCTCCACCCTCAGGCCATCGAGCACGACCACCTCGGCCCCGGTGGCCAGCGCCACCGCCTCGCGCGGGATGCGTTTGCAATCGGAGTAATAGGCGAACTTCCTGCCCGACGATTTTTCCCGGAAGACCAGCCCGAGGGTGTTGATGCCGCCGTGCGGCAGCAGCGTGGAATGAATCGTGCCCTGCGGGAATTCCAGTACGGGCGGCATGTCGACGAGCTTGAACGCCGCGTAACCCTTCGCCACCGGCCGTTCGGCGATGGCATACGGAAACATCGCCAACACCCGGCTCATGCCTTCGTTCGTCGAATAGACCGTCAGCGCCGTGCCGCCATGCAGGTCGCAGAAGCGCCGCAGGTCGTCCATGCCGGTGATGTGGTCGTTGTGCCCGTGCGTGAGGATGAAGACGTCGAGTTGCTCGACCTGCTCCCGCAGGCATTGCAGCCGGAACTCCGGCGCGGCATCCACCTGGATGTGCAGGCCGTCCATCACGACGTGGATGCTTGCCCGCGTGCGCTGGTTGCGCGGGTCGCTCGAGGTGCAGACCGCGCAGTGGCACGCGATCATCGGGACACCCTGCGACGTGCCCGTGCCCATGAAGATGACTTCCATCCGGCCAAGGAACACCGGGGGCGCAACGATGTGAAGTGCAAACCCGCGTCCCGTCGGGCGCGGGCGGCTCCAGGCGGCCTACCTGGGCAGGGTGAAGAAAAAGGTGGCCCCCGCCCCCGGCTCCGCCTCGGCCCAGACCTCCCCGCCGTGACGCTCGATGATGCGCCGCACCATCGCCAGTCCGACCCCGGTGCCCTCGAACTCCCCCTGATGAGAGAGCCGTTGGAACATCACAAAAAGGCGGTCGGCCTGCTCCATGTCGAAGCCGACTCCGTTGTCCTTCACGAAATAAACGGGGCCGTCGTCGTCGGACCGCACCAGGCCCACCTCAATGACCGCCCGATTGGCCTTCCGGGTGAACTTGAGCGCGTTGGCCAGCAGATTGACCAGCACTTGGCGCAGCAAGGTCGGATCGGCACTGACCGTGCCCAGCGGCTGGACCCGGAACGCCACGCGCTGATCCGGCTTCCCCCCCACCAGATCGCGAAACACGTCGTGGCTCAGGGCCGTCAGGTCGATCTCCTGGCGCGCCGGCGCCTCGTGACTCAGGCGGGAAAAAGCCATGATACTGTCGATCAACTGATCCATTTCGCTGGAGCCCCGGTGGATCAGCGTGATGCAACGCCGGGCTTCCGCCGTCAGCTCGCCGGGAGGGTTTTTCAGCAGGATTTCCGCGAGCCCGTTGATCGCCCGCAACGGCGTCCGCAAGTCATGCGAAACCGACGAGGCAAAGGCCTCGAGTTCCTTGTTGGCGGCGGCCAGCTCGGCCGTGCGGTCGCGCACGCGGGCCTCCAACTCGTCATAGGCGCGCTGCAACGCGAGATTCTGCTGCTGGATCTGTTCCAGCATATGGTTGAAAGCCTCGGTCAGCAGGCCCAGTTCGTCCTCGCCCAGCTTGAGCGCGCGCACGGAGTAGTCGCGCTGGTTCGACACCGCCTTGGCTGTCTCGGCGAGCGCGAGAATGGGACGGGAGATTTGCTGCTGGAGCTTGCGCGAGAGCCCATAGGCCAGCAGCGAGAGCACCACGGCAATCAGGACGGCGATGCTGCCGTAAAGCCGCAACCGGGCATACATCTCCTCCAAGCCAGACTTGAGGTAGAGCGTGCCGAGGCGCTGGCTACCCCTGACCTGCACCACCGGCGTGAACCCGGTAAGATATCCCCCGGCAAAGTGGTAGCCGTCGGCCTGGGGCGTGGCGGGAAACTCCGCATCCGGCCGGTCGGCGGGATAACGGGCGAAAAGCCGGCCGCTTTTGTCATAGAGCGCCGCCGCGGTGATGTGGCGCTCGGCCTTGAGCGCGCCCAGGATCTCCGTCGCGTCGTCGGCGTTGTCGAAGGCCAGCACCGCGGTGCTGTTCGTGGCGACAAAGTCACCGAGGGTCGAGAGCTGGCGCATCGACGTCTGACGGAAGGCATAGACATCGTAACCCAGGAACGCGGTGCAGGTGAGCACGAGCACCAGCATGCTGGTGCCGAGCATGAGCACCATCAGCTTCCGCTGGATCGGGACGTTCTGAAATTGCATGTCAGTCCTTTCCCGTTGTGACGATCGTCGCCCACCGCAGCAGCTTGGAGCTGATCGTGAGGCCGCCCGCCTTGGCGACATCCATATTGATGCGCAGGTGGATTTTGCCCTTTTCCGTGACGAATCGCACCATCCCGCCCCGCAGGCAGAAATTGTCCAGATCCCCGACGGTCAGCACGCTCGTGCCCTGCAGGCGGGCCAGCACCCGGTCGAGCTGGGCGGCGTTCGAGCGGCCGATAAAGAGGATGTGACAACCGAGGGCTTCCTCCACGCGGCGGTAGCGCCGGACGACCAGCGCCCGGTCGCCGATCTTTTCGCTTTGCACCACCTCATCGAGGTAGGAGCCGAAAGGATCCTCCCCCAACACGCCGATGACAATGGGGGCCTGATCGTTCTCGAAGGCCGCGGCGGGCCAGTCGACGAACTGCGCAAAATTGAACAGGAAGACCGCCTTGACCTGGTATTCGGCGGTCAGCGGCGGGGGCGGAGTCTGCGCGGCGGCGCCCGTGAGCAGGACGGCGCCAAGCAGCCACACCGCCCCGGGCCGCACGAACCGCCGGCGCAGGAGAACCGAGATGATGCCCCTCAGAAACTCCATGTGACCTGGCCGTAAACACTGCGGGCGATCTCGCGGCGCCCACCCTGGACGTTGAACTCCGCGTGCTGCGCGTGCAGGAGGTTCTGGCCGGCAAGGGAGAACGCCCAGTCGGACGTGGGGTGCCAGCCGAGGCGCAGGTCCAGCTCCGTGTAGCCGGGCACGACCTGGTTGTTAATGGGCCCGACGTAACGGGCGGTGGAATCGAACTCCCACCGGGAGGACAGATCGAACTGGGAACGCAGCGTCAGCTGGCGGTTCGGATCGCGGGCGATGTTCCGATCACTGGTGAGGTCGGTGTTGCCCGGCTGCCTTTCGGTGTGGACGCGCAGTTCGGTGTAACCGGCATGCAATCGCCAGGTATCCGTCACGCGCCACTCCATGGTCAGCTCCGCGCCGGAGGAGTGGCCGCGCAGGCCGCTGTTGCGCGCGATGGGGAACGCGGCGGGCGGATTCAGCGGCTCGAGGCTGCGCAGGTCATTGTAGTCGTTGTAGAATGTGGCCAGCGCCAGCGCGAGGCGGTCGGTGAGCGCCTGACGATAGCCGAGTTCCCACGCCACGAGCTTTTCCGAGACGACGCTGGGGCCGCCGGAGACGCGATACGGTGGCGTAGCGGGGGAGAAGAGATCACGATCGATTCGCGAGGGGGTGCGCACGGCCCGCGAGACGGCCGCCCAAAGGGTCCGGTTCTTCGCGGGTGTCCAGGCCGCCCGGATGCTCGGTTCCAGCTCGAAGCCCGTGTAATCGTTGTGCTCGAGCTTCGTCCCG
Proteins encoded in this region:
- the rsmH gene encoding 16S rRNA (cytosine(1402)-N(4))-methyltransferase RsmH, with protein sequence MPDPTPSDPAPHKRRPRYAGKNPRRFEDKYKEHNPERYAADVAKVLASGKTPAGSHRPIMVAEILGVLALRPGEIAVDCTLGYGGHAREILPKLIPGGRLIGLDVDPIEHPRTTERLRAAGWGEDVFAPIRGNFAGLPKVLTGLGLTGVDVILADLGVSSMQIDDPVRGFTFKADGPLDLRLNPSRPPSAAEWLARVKESDLAAALTENSDEPKAGLLARELVARRAASPFTRTRQLAEAIRDILHLPEPGRGEETDDTPVRRVFQALRIAVNDEFGVLDLFLRNLPYTLKPGGRVAILTFHSGEDRRVKAAFKAGHRDGIYSAVSEEVIRAGAEELRANPRSSSAKLRWAVRA
- the cysK gene encoding cysteine synthase A: MAKIYNDITETIGNTPLVRLNRTAAAHGAQAEILLKLEFFNPLSSVKDRIGFSMIDDAIKSGKITKDSVIIEPTSGNTGIALAFVAAAKGLKLILTMPETMSTERRKLLKILGARVVLTEGPKGMKGAIAKAEELAAKIPHSIILQQFSNPANPAIHRKTTAEEIWRDTDGKVDIIVSGIGTGGTITGVGEVLKARKPSIKIVALEPDASPILSGGAPGPHKIQGIGAGFVPAVLNTKIYDEVIRVKEADSGPVSKQVNQLDGIPVGISSGAAVWAAIQLSKRPENKGKQIVAIIPSSTERYLSTWLFADVNVESDSVDDLIPAAGA
- a CDS encoding ABC transporter permease, with the protein product MKRFLTATVFFLLLIAAWHWVYVRRFWSPVLVPSPESVGRYLWEIALDGSLLDSTVVTMKRLVAGYFIGLLAGLPLGFLTARVQAMRDTLGVLALGLQGLPSVCWVPLALLWFGQTEGAMLFVVVMGTLWSVILATETGVRNVNPLYIRAARTMGSEGLHTWVTVMLPASLPFIVSGMKQGWAFAWRSLMAAEIYVTILTGFGLGHLLHYGRELNAMEQVVGIMLVIVLIGLLADKILFSPFEKFLHRRWGTEK
- a CDS encoding ABC transporter ATP-binding protein, yielding MTLATELSAAPSAHLAIDKVTKWFETSRGRVQALDEVSLQVAEGEFVCLVGPSGCGKSTLLNMIAGLEMPGQGSVEAGGQPIKGPSRERMMMFQESALFPWLNAYGNVMFSLKRKPGLTDRERREVAEYYLKLVGLEKFMHANIHELSGGMKQRVALARALAPNPRVLLMDEPFAALDAMTREQLYGDLQRIWTQRHVTIVFVTHNVREAVCLGDRVVLFSPHPGRIREEFKVTLARPRDINSVEVAGYATRITRALKDHLEHGAGI
- a CDS encoding ABC transporter substrate-binding protein → MKRFFFLFLFAASIPLVRAEKVTLRVGYFPNITHAQGVIGSHSTREKHGWFEQRLGPDVTIQWYPFNAGPSAMEAIFAGSIDLTYVGPNPALNAYIRSQGDEIRVLAGAALGGAALVVPGDGRITQPGQFKGLRLGTPQLGNTQDVAARAWLKQQGYKTTLTGGDVLVLPTANPDQLALFQQGKLDAVWTVEPWVSRLELEANGRIFLEQKDAVTTVLVGSVKFLQAHPDLVAKFTAAHRELTAWLNEHPDEARAQVRAGLSAEMKREMSAAIVTSAWGRLKFSDQVTQKQFEALVTEAQSVGFLRNVISLDRMFSGQP
- a CDS encoding porin, coding for MRNSAFRPLAPALAALLALSPALRADELAQLREQIHALEHKLLVLERKQEIQDERIAVTDKGVTLASADAANSLKLRGLVQLDHRLFLNDGGIVNNGFVLRRARLIAEAQFAKTFTFQIVPEFGGSSVSLVDANVGIAVSPALQFKLGRLKSPVGYELLQSDSWTFFNERSIVTNLVPNRDLGITAGGDVLDGRLSYTVGVFNGVADGASSTNSDFDNEKDFVGRVFASPFRNALGSPLQGLSFGLAGSYGRQKTAAGRTSGYRTDGQQTFFSYLTTTVADGPSWRVSPQADFRKGPLGLIGEYVLSTVNVRPSATGPKAGLQNRGWQIAGGYVLTGEDSSYNGVVPRTNFDPAAGTWGAFEVTGRYANVRIDDAAFPIYASASASASEATSFGLGLNWYLGKAVVFKLDYYQTNFGFAAGAPAVSATPALRQDEKSIITRFQLSF
- a CDS encoding YezD family protein, which codes for MSESSLHPKSGEQPEWLRVVQEKVESLRYGVVQLVVHDGRVTQIERTEKTRLVAGSREGAAH
- a CDS encoding Rrf2 family transcriptional regulator; amino-acid sequence: MKLSKRGEYALRSLINLGIAAKVGRSLVRVTELAKAEDLPIKFLEQVMQQLREAGFVESVRGKHGGYRLAKASSQIHIGQIVRLIDGPLAPIGCVSQTAYAPCNCPDEAHCGLRMLMLDVRNAIAAILDRYTLADVVEVTTRKMVTSGRPLPYSTPAAAPAARLRSKGRGRRPRANTSPTEGVIHQLLGDYAI
- a CDS encoding MBL fold metallo-hydrolase, giving the protein MEVIFMGTGTSQGVPMIACHCAVCTSSDPRNQRTRASIHVVMDGLHIQVDAAPEFRLQCLREQVEQLDVFILTHGHNDHITGMDDLRRFCDLHGGTALTVYSTNEGMSRVLAMFPYAIAERPVAKGYAAFKLVDMPPVLEFPQGTIHSTLLPHGGINTLGLVFREKSSGRKFAYYSDCKRIPREAVALATGAEVVVLDGLRVEPHPTHMNIEEACAAAAEIGAPTTYLTHLTHGVEHETWNQKLPAGIQLAHDGLRLTL
- a CDS encoding ATP-binding protein encodes the protein MQFQNVPIQRKLMVLMLGTSMLVLVLTCTAFLGYDVYAFRQTSMRQLSTLGDFVATNSTAVLAFDNADDATEILGALKAERHITAAALYDKSGRLFARYPADRPDAEFPATPQADGYHFAGGYLTGFTPVVQVRGSQRLGTLYLKSGLEEMYARLRLYGSIAVLIAVVLSLLAYGLSRKLQQQISRPILALAETAKAVSNQRDYSVRALKLGEDELGLLTEAFNHMLEQIQQQNLALQRAYDELEARVRDRTAELAAANKELEAFASSVSHDLRTPLRAINGLAEILLKNPPGELTAEARRCITLIHRGSSEMDQLIDSIMAFSRLSHEAPARQEIDLTALSHDVFRDLVGGKPDQRVAFRVQPLGTVSADPTLLRQVLVNLLANALKFTRKANRAVIEVGLVRSDDDGPVYFVKDNGVGFDMEQADRLFVMFQRLSHQGEFEGTGVGLAMVRRIIERHGGEVWAEAEPGAGATFFFTLPR
- a CDS encoding YfiR family protein; translation: MEFLRGIISVLLRRRFVRPGAVWLLGAVLLTGAAAQTPPPPLTAEYQVKAVFLFNFAQFVDWPAAAFENDQAPIVIGVLGEDPFGSYLDEVVQSEKIGDRALVVRRYRRVEEALGCHILFIGRSNAAQLDRVLARLQGTSVLTVGDLDNFCLRGGMVRFVTEKGKIHLRINMDVAKAGGLTISSKLLRWATIVTTGKD